One region of Endozoicomonas sp. Mp262 genomic DNA includes:
- a CDS encoding AAA family ATPase — protein sequence MKIESLTIKNYRVFQHVQLKHMPGLCVFVGANGSGKSTLFDFFGFLKDALTGNVRQALQKRGGFKEVVTRGHTDQPIKFSLQFRMEISGVERLVTYLLEICLKNNRPVITREVLRYKRGSYGSPYHFLDFRNGSGYAILNEEDFNKKDSELDREEQTLDSPDILAVKGLGQFQRFKAANGFRQLIENWHVSDFHINEARPSMDAGYAEHLSSRGDNTALVAQYLYEQHPDIFAQVLEKMKQRVPGVKDVKAVETDDGRIVLKFQDGSFKDPFIARYVSDGTIKMFAYLLLLHDPSPHPLLCVEEPENQLYPSLMPELAEEFRGYAESGGQVMVSSHSPDMLNSIHLDEIFWLRKKDGVTTIERAADNTLLASLIKGGDLPGALWKQGLFEGVDPR from the coding sequence GTGAAAATTGAGTCCCTGACCATTAAAAATTATCGGGTATTTCAACATGTGCAGCTTAAACATATGCCGGGGCTGTGTGTGTTTGTAGGTGCTAATGGCAGTGGTAAGAGTACGCTATTTGATTTCTTTGGTTTTCTCAAGGATGCACTCACCGGCAATGTTCGCCAGGCACTACAAAAACGCGGGGGCTTTAAGGAAGTCGTCACCCGTGGCCATACGGATCAACCCATTAAATTTTCCCTGCAGTTCCGCATGGAGATCAGCGGTGTTGAACGGCTGGTGACCTACCTTCTGGAAATTTGCCTGAAAAATAATCGCCCGGTCATCACCCGGGAAGTCCTCCGCTATAAACGTGGCAGTTATGGCTCACCTTACCATTTTCTTGATTTCAGAAACGGTTCAGGCTACGCCATTCTGAATGAGGAGGATTTCAATAAAAAAGATTCTGAACTAGACCGGGAAGAACAAACGCTTGATAGCCCGGATATTCTGGCCGTTAAAGGGCTTGGCCAGTTTCAGCGCTTTAAGGCCGCCAATGGTTTCCGGCAATTAATCGAGAATTGGCATGTCTCTGACTTTCATATCAATGAAGCCCGTCCCTCCATGGATGCCGGCTATGCAGAGCACCTTTCCTCACGAGGCGATAACACTGCACTGGTCGCCCAGTACTTATATGAACAACACCCGGATATTTTTGCCCAAGTACTGGAAAAAATGAAACAGCGAGTACCAGGGGTCAAAGATGTTAAAGCCGTAGAAACCGATGATGGCCGGATTGTCCTGAAATTTCAGGATGGCAGCTTTAAAGACCCCTTTATCGCACGCTATGTTTCCGATGGCACCATCAAAATGTTCGCCTACCTGCTGCTGCTGCATGACCCATCGCCACACCCGCTATTGTGTGTCGAAGAACCTGAAAATCAGCTCTACCCCAGCCTGATGCCAGAGCTGGCCGAAGAATTCCGGGGCTACGCTGAGAGCGGCGGGCAAGTCATGGTTTCCAGCCATTCACCCGATATGCTCAACAGTATTCACCTGGATGAAATTTTCTGGCTCAGAAAAAAAGACGGTGTCACAACCATAGAGCGGGCAGCAGACAATACCTTACTGGCAAGCCTGATCAAAGGGGGTGATCTCCCTGGAGCCCTCTGGAAACAGGGACTGTTTGAGGGAGTCGACCCCCGATGA
- a CDS encoding UPF0175 family protein, with product MFGIRDLRERSGDFSRTAEAGQLAVITKRDTPLMVGVPFTQELLEQGVAVNLAVQLYKNQAITLAKAARIANKPLAEFIQIIGLMGIEAVDYSPDELDSDLDILG from the coding sequence ATGTTTGGCATAAGAGACCTTCGTGAGCGCAGCGGTGATTTCAGCCGCACCGCTGAAGCAGGTCAGCTGGCGGTCATCACCAAGCGCGACACACCGCTGATGGTTGGCGTACCTTTCACGCAAGAGCTACTAGAGCAAGGGGTTGCTGTCAATCTCGCTGTGCAACTTTACAAGAATCAGGCCATCACATTGGCAAAAGCAGCACGCATAGCCAACAAACCATTGGCTGAATTTATACAAATCATTGGGTTAATGGGGATTGAGGCCGTTGATTACTCGCCTGATGAATTAGACAGTGATCTGGATATACTGGGCTAA
- a CDS encoding nucleotidyltransferase substrate binding protein, with protein sequence MTIDTTFFQRCIDTLGKACQMLDSSERDSIEYDMYRSACVKEFEIILEQAGKLLRKCLKDFAHSPKAVDRLVFKEVFRQAAQHGLLSLEETERWLVYRDNRNNTAHDYGKKFAEETRALLPDFITDAQMLENNIRAHVQRLADD encoded by the coding sequence ATGACTATCGACACTACTTTTTTCCAGCGCTGTATTGATACGCTGGGCAAAGCCTGCCAAATGCTCGATAGCAGTGAGAGAGACAGTATCGAATACGATATGTACCGCTCAGCCTGTGTGAAAGAGTTTGAAATTATTCTGGAGCAAGCAGGCAAACTATTAAGAAAATGCCTTAAAGATTTTGCCCATAGTCCCAAGGCAGTAGACCGGTTAGTGTTTAAGGAGGTTTTTCGTCAGGCAGCTCAGCACGGTTTACTGAGCCTGGAAGAAACAGAGCGCTGGCTTGTTTACCGGGACAATCGCAACAACACCGCTCATGACTATGGCAAAAAATTTGCGGAAGAGACCAGGGCATTGCTTCCCGACTTTATTACTGATGCTCAAATGCTGGAAAACAACATAAGAGCTCATGTACAAAGGCTCGCAGATGATTGA